GCCCCCGGTCTCGGCGATGACGGCGCCGCCCACGTCCCCGATCTCGATGTTGCCCCCGCCGGTGTTGGCCTTGAGCGCGCCTCCCACGCGGTTGATGTGGATGCCGCCGCCGCCCGTCTCCACCTCCACGGCGTTATTGCCGTTGTCCACCGTCACCGTACCCCCGCCGGTGGAGACGCTGAGCGGACCGCCGGCCGTGCCGATGTGGATGTTGCCGCCACCGGTGGAGACGGACAGATTGGAGCGCACTGAACCGACCTCTACGCTGCCGCCCCCGCTGGAAGCCGAGACCGGGCCGCCCAGGGCATCGAGGCGCAGGTTCCCGCCGCCGGTCTCCGCCGCCAGCGTTCCGTTGAGCCCCGTGGCCGTCAGGTTGCCGCCCCCGCTCCCCAACTCCACCTGCGCCGTGTCCGCGGGCACTTCCAGGACGAACTCCGCCGAAGCGTTGCGCGGACACTCGCCCACGCAGTCGCCGCTGATCACCGCCCATTCGCCCTGCCGGCTGGCGGCGACGCGGAAGGACTCCAGCCGGCGCCGCGCCGACTCTTCGGAGCCGCCGTTCACCCGCATCTTGAAGGAGTAAGTGATGTTCTGGGCGCCGCCCTGCACGCGCACGTTGCCCATGTCGGTCTTGAGCTTGACGTTGCGGGCCGCCGACAAGCTCCCGGAAACCTCCTGCACCCAGCCCCCGCCCTCGCGGTAGATGCGGCTGGAGCTGCCGGAGCCATAGCCGGCGCCCCAGTTCCCCGTGACCTCCTGCGCCGGGGCCAGGGCCGCGGTCAGCAGGAGCGTGAGCATTCCGATCTGGAGCTTCTTGTTCACTTTCTTCTCACTCTCTCCCATCTCGTCGCCGGACTGCCCGGAGGCAGCCGGGCCGTCAGTCGATCTGTGCGGTCGAGGCCAGGATGCGCTTGGCCTCCGAGCGGATGTAGTCGTTCTTGTCCTGCGCGGCCAGGGTCACCAATGCCTGGCGCACGCTGGAATCGGCGCGCACCGGCTGCAGCAGGTGGATGGCCTCGGAGCGCACGCCCTGGTTGGCGTCGTTCATCAGCGCCTCCAGCACCGCGTTGCGCACCCGGATGTCGTCCTTCACGTAGGGGCTGAGCCCGTCCAGCGCCTTCAGCCGCACCCCGGGGTTCTTGTCGTAGCGCAGCGAGAACATCAGCGCCTCGCGCACCTGGTTGTCCTGGGAATTCTGCGCCAGGATGTTGGTGGCATTGATGCGCACCCCGGAGTTGGCGTTGGCACGGGCCGCGTAGAGCAGCAGTTGCTGGATCTGGGGATTATCGAGCGAGCCCTGCACCGACTGCGGCTGCAGCGTGTCGTACTTGATCTGCACCTGGTTGGTGCCGGGGACCTGAGTGATGTCGTTGATGCCGGCGATGGAAGCCTGGGCCGTGGAGTTGTCTCCGGGACCGGCGTTCGGCCGGTGGGTCACCTGCCAGGTGGCCAGGATGCCGCCGGCAAAGCCCACCATGAAGACCGCGGTCACGAGGGCGGGGGCCAGCTTGGCCTGGCGCATCCAGCCACCCAGGTCGAAGACCCAGCGCGACCACCAGGCGCCCTGCTCGGCGGTCTCCAGCCCCTCGTTCAGGCGCAGGCGGGAGGCGGCCAGCAGGTTGGGGGAAGGCTCGGCCACCGGTAGCGACGACATCTTCTCCTGGAACTCGCGCGCGTCGCGCATCTCCGCGGCGCACCCGGGACAGCGCTCCACATGCTGCTCCAACTCGTGGCGCGCGTCGTCGGCGAGCTCCTGGTACAGGTACAGGACGATGTTGGCCTTCACCCATTCGCAGTTCATGGCTTCACCTCATGTCGGCGAGCGTGCCGCGCAGCTTCTGCGTAGCCCGGAAGAGCGTGTTCTTCGCCGTTTCTTCCGTGGTCGAGAGCATCTCGCCGATGGTCCTCAACTTCAGCCCCTGGTAGTGCTTGAGCTCGAACACCAGGCGCTCCCGCGGGGTCAGCTTGCCCAGAGCGCGGTGGATGCGGGCGCCCAGCTCCCGGCTCATCAGGTCGTGCTCGGGGTTGGCGCCGGCGCGGTCGTCGGAGACGTGGTCGAGCAGGTCGTACTCGCTGCCGTCCTCGGCGGTGGCCACGTGCGCGTCCTCCTTGCGCGTCGTCCGCTTGCGCAGATGGTCCAGGCACAGGTTGGTCACGATGCGGTAGATCCAGGTGTAGAACGAGCACTCGAAGCGGAACGTCCCCAGGTTCTTGTAGGCCTTCAGGAAGGCCTCCTGGTAGATGTCCTGGGCGTCGCTCTCCGAGCCGGTCAGGTGCAGGGCCAGGCGCAGCACCGCCTTGTCGTACTGCCGCACCAGCTCCTCGAAGGCCACGCGGCTGCCGCGTTGCGCTTCCCGGATTAGCAGGCTGTCGTCCACGCGGCTCGAAACCTGACCCACCATGCTTCCCCGCGACGGGAGGGACTCGGGACCGACTGGCTTGCCGCCGTTCGCGTCTGCCTTCCCTCGCCCTTCCCCGGCCCGCTCGGGCTTGGGACCGGACATCCACCACCATTTTGCCCCCAAGGGAGGCATGGGGTGCACTGCTTGGGCCGGCATCGCTTCTCCTGGACTACCCGCGGCCCGTCCGTTCAGACCGCCGTTCTCAACCGCTCAACCGTTCCCCGCGGACCTTCGATCCGGGGTCTCGGCTTCCATGGTCTTGGACGAGCCGGAAGCGAAACCGTGAGCAGGGATTATAGGCTTTCGCGGCCTAGATTGGGCCTGCGGCTCGTCCCTGATCCCTCCCTGTTCCACCTCTCGGAGAGGGCTCGCAGGGAGGATTTGCGCTGACGGTCCCCCCTGCTGTTTACTAGGCGGT
Above is a window of Terriglobales bacterium DNA encoding:
- a CDS encoding zf-HC2 domain-containing protein, encoding MNCEWVKANIVLYLYQELADDARHELEQHVERCPGCAAEMRDAREFQEKMSSLPVAEPSPNLLAASRLRLNEGLETAEQGAWWSRWVFDLGGWMRQAKLAPALVTAVFMVGFAGGILATWQVTHRPNAGPGDNSTAQASIAGINDITQVPGTNQVQIKYDTLQPQSVQGSLDNPQIQQLLLYAARANANSGVRINATNILAQNSQDNQVREALMFSLRYDKNPGVRLKALDGLSPYVKDDIRVRNAVLEALMNDANQGVRSEAIHLLQPVRADSSVRQALVTLAAQDKNDYIRSEAKRILASTAQID
- a CDS encoding sigma-70 family RNA polymerase sigma factor, with protein sequence MVGQVSSRVDDSLLIREAQRGSRVAFEELVRQYDKAVLRLALHLTGSESDAQDIYQEAFLKAYKNLGTFRFECSFYTWIYRIVTNLCLDHLRKRTTRKEDAHVATAEDGSEYDLLDHVSDDRAGANPEHDLMSRELGARIHRALGKLTPRERLVFELKHYQGLKLRTIGEMLSTTEETAKNTLFRATQKLRGTLADMR